Proteins co-encoded in one Myxococcus xanthus genomic window:
- a CDS encoding Na+/H+ antiporter subunit E — protein MTAFLWNLMLALLWAAMLGNVTSENLLTGFIIGFVLLALIDTQHVPSRYGTQAWNVVRLVAGVGWDVLVANVRVAYEIATPKLLTRPAIYRYDMEARTDAEITLLTLIVTFAPGTLALEVSEDRKAIYVHVMFATTREAFCQELRERVEIPLLRALR, from the coding sequence ATGACCGCGTTCCTCTGGAACCTGATGCTGGCGCTCCTCTGGGCCGCGATGCTGGGGAACGTCACTTCGGAGAACCTCCTCACGGGGTTCATCATCGGCTTCGTGCTGCTGGCCCTCATCGACACGCAGCATGTGCCCTCGCGCTATGGGACGCAGGCGTGGAACGTGGTGCGGCTGGTGGCGGGGGTGGGCTGGGACGTGCTGGTCGCCAACGTGCGGGTGGCCTACGAGATTGCGACGCCCAAGCTCCTCACCCGTCCCGCCATCTACCGCTACGACATGGAGGCACGCACGGACGCGGAGATCACGCTGCTGACGCTCATCGTCACCTTCGCGCCGGGCACGCTGGCCCTGGAGGTGTCCGAGGACCGCAAGGCCATCTACGTCCACGTCATGTTCGCCACCACCCGGGAGGCGTTCTGCCAGGAGCTCCGCGAGCGCGTGGAGATTCCACTGTTGAGGGCACTGCGATGA
- the mnhG gene encoding monovalent cation/H(+) antiporter subunit G translates to MKEIITAVLLVLGALLMLLAGLGLFRMPDLFLRLHGAAKASSLGVGLLMGAAALGLGDVSVVARAALGVTFVFVMTPVATLLIAQAAFRAGIPLWERTHQNDLEEHHPAGGPYEPRLGPDGEE, encoded by the coding sequence ATGAAGGAAATCATCACCGCGGTGTTGCTGGTGTTGGGGGCGTTGCTGATGCTCCTGGCGGGGCTGGGCCTGTTCCGGATGCCGGACCTGTTCCTGCGGCTCCACGGGGCCGCGAAGGCGTCCTCGCTGGGCGTGGGCCTGCTGATGGGCGCGGCGGCGCTGGGCCTGGGAGACGTCAGCGTGGTGGCCCGCGCGGCGCTGGGCGTCACCTTCGTCTTCGTCATGACGCCCGTGGCCACGCTGCTCATCGCGCAGGCGGCGTTTCGCGCCGGCATCCCGCTCTGGGAGCGCACGCACCAGAACGACCTGGAGGAACACCACCCCGCTGGAGGTCCGTACGAGCCACGCCTGGGGCCCGACGGCGAGGAATGA
- the ctaD gene encoding cytochrome c oxidase subunit I, translating into MAPSHAESPVAAPSYLDAERGLWSWLTTRDHKRIGVMFLGVLLLMFLLGGVFALALRVELLTPGETVMGRLAYNRAFTVHGVVMVWLFLIPSIPTAFGNFLLPLMIGARDVAFPRLNLASFYLYVLGAVMTLWGVFQGGVDTGWTFYTPYSTATGREVMPVLLGVFVVGFSTIITGINFITTVHTLRAPGVTWMKVPLFVWAIYGTSIIQVLATPVLGMVLVLVALERVAGAGLFDPSRGGDPLLFQHLFWFYSHPAVYIMVLPGMGVISETVCAFSRKRPFSYRVIVWSTVGISFVGFLTWGHHMFVSGQSTFGAGAFSVLSMLVAIFTAMKIFTWLGTMYRGSLWVSTPFTYVLGFIFLLFFGGMSGVAVAVTSADLHWHDTYFVVAHFHFIMVGASLMAFLAALHYWFPKMCGRMYPEGMGIGTAVLIIFGFIATFLPQFLLGNLGMPRRYADYPEEFQPLHVASTAGASLLGFGFLIVAIYLGWSLRHGRAAGRNPWGSEGYEWLSDSPPPEFNFHAPPWFPRPPHDYANPGANTEVEHAA; encoded by the coding sequence ATGGCCCCCTCCCACGCTGAGTCCCCCGTGGCGGCGCCCAGCTACCTGGACGCGGAGCGAGGGCTCTGGTCCTGGCTCACCACGCGCGACCACAAGCGCATTGGCGTGATGTTCCTGGGCGTGCTGCTGCTGATGTTCCTGTTGGGCGGCGTGTTCGCCCTGGCCCTGCGCGTGGAGTTGCTGACGCCCGGTGAAACGGTGATGGGGCGGCTGGCCTACAACCGCGCCTTCACCGTGCACGGTGTCGTCATGGTGTGGCTCTTCCTCATCCCATCCATCCCCACGGCCTTCGGCAACTTCCTGCTGCCGCTGATGATTGGCGCCCGGGACGTGGCCTTCCCCCGGCTCAACCTGGCCAGCTTCTACCTCTACGTGCTCGGCGCGGTGATGACGCTGTGGGGCGTGTTCCAGGGCGGCGTGGACACGGGGTGGACGTTCTACACGCCCTACAGCACCGCCACCGGGCGGGAGGTGATGCCCGTGCTTCTGGGCGTCTTCGTGGTGGGGTTCTCCACCATCATCACCGGCATCAACTTCATCACCACCGTTCACACCCTGCGGGCCCCCGGTGTGACGTGGATGAAGGTGCCCCTCTTCGTGTGGGCGATCTACGGCACGTCCATCATCCAGGTGCTCGCGACGCCGGTGCTGGGCATGGTGCTGGTGCTCGTGGCGCTGGAGCGGGTGGCGGGCGCGGGGCTGTTCGACCCGAGCCGGGGAGGGGACCCGCTGCTCTTCCAGCACCTGTTCTGGTTCTACAGCCACCCGGCCGTCTACATCATGGTGCTGCCGGGCATGGGCGTCATCAGCGAGACGGTGTGCGCCTTCAGCCGCAAGCGCCCCTTCAGCTACCGGGTGATTGTCTGGAGCACGGTGGGCATTTCCTTCGTGGGGTTCCTCACCTGGGGACACCACATGTTCGTCTCCGGCCAGTCCACCTTCGGGGCGGGCGCGTTCAGCGTGCTGTCCATGCTGGTGGCCATCTTCACGGCGATGAAGATCTTCACCTGGCTGGGCACCATGTACCGAGGGAGCCTGTGGGTCTCCACGCCGTTCACCTACGTCCTTGGCTTCATCTTCCTGCTCTTCTTCGGAGGCATGAGCGGGGTCGCCGTGGCCGTCACGTCCGCGGACCTGCACTGGCATGACACGTACTTCGTGGTGGCGCACTTCCACTTCATCATGGTGGGCGCGTCGCTGATGGCCTTCCTCGCGGCGCTGCATTACTGGTTCCCGAAGATGTGCGGCCGCATGTACCCGGAGGGCATGGGCATCGGGACGGCGGTGCTCATCATCTTCGGCTTCATCGCCACCTTCCTGCCTCAGTTCCTGCTGGGCAATCTGGGCATGCCCCGCCGGTACGCGGACTACCCGGAGGAGTTCCAGCCGCTGCACGTGGCGTCCACCGCTGGGGCGTCCCTGCTGGGCTTCGGCTTCCTCATCGTCGCCATCTACCTGGGCTGGTCGCTGCGGCATGGCCGCGCGGCGGGGCGGAACCCCTGGGGCAGCGAGGGCTATGAGTGGCTCAGCGACTCACCGCCCCCCGAGTTCAATTTCCATGCGCCGCCTTGGTTTCCCAGGCCGCCCCACGACTACGCGAACCCTGGCGCCAACACGGAGGTGGAGCATGCGGCATGA
- a CDS encoding cytochrome C oxidase subunit IV family protein produces MRGGVRVLAVGAVLLALATLSFGLSRLHLGVWAVPVALGIALCKAVLIAFFFMHLVERPGGPRLVIGTAGVFVGILVGLVLAEAAARAWPTLPPGPFPVSRLPGTERSGPPRVAPPWLPLP; encoded by the coding sequence ATGCGGGGCGGGGTCCGGGTGCTGGCCGTCGGAGCCGTGTTGCTGGCGCTGGCCACGCTGTCCTTCGGGCTGTCGAGGCTGCACCTGGGGGTGTGGGCGGTGCCGGTCGCGCTCGGCATCGCGCTGTGCAAGGCCGTGCTGATTGCCTTCTTCTTCATGCACCTGGTGGAGCGGCCCGGCGGGCCCCGGCTCGTCATCGGCACCGCGGGTGTCTTCGTTGGCATCCTCGTGGGGCTGGTGTTGGCGGAAGCCGCGGCCCGGGCGTGGCCGACGTTGCCGCCAGGGCCCTTTCCCGTGTCGCGGTTGCCGGGCACCGAACGAAGCGGCCCCCCTCGCGTGGCGCCGCCCTGGCTGCCGCTGCCCTGA
- the coxB gene encoding cytochrome c oxidase subunit II: MSDLLRRMLFLPEAASSLATRVDQLHFFIICTTFVVGAGIGLTGLFFLVRYRRGRAPSEAPAMAAPTWMEAAFAGVPLSFFLLWGALGFRDYVWARTPPRDALDVYVTGKQWMWKFAYPDGPGMVGVLHVPTGTPVRLLLTSRDVIHSFFVPAFRLKMDALPGRYTEIWLEVLRPGRYQVLCAEYCGLDHSHMRAEVVALEPAAFEAWRARQRAQPTWVADTAAEEAGTQGPFARRGEDVAARQGCLQCHTIDGTPHIGPTWLGLYGRDEPLASGGSVRVDVAYLTESMMDPLAKVVAGYAPVMPSFHGRLSAGEVGALVEFIKSLQPELPEPPSSQEPTYGPLPR, encoded by the coding sequence ATGAGTGACCTGCTGCGGCGCATGTTGTTCCTCCCGGAGGCGGCCTCGTCGCTGGCCACACGCGTGGACCAGCTGCATTTCTTCATCATCTGCACCACCTTCGTGGTGGGCGCCGGCATTGGCCTCACCGGACTCTTCTTCCTGGTGCGCTACCGGCGTGGACGTGCGCCCTCGGAGGCGCCGGCGATGGCCGCGCCCACCTGGATGGAGGCCGCGTTCGCCGGCGTGCCGCTGTCCTTCTTCCTGCTCTGGGGCGCGCTGGGCTTCCGGGACTACGTGTGGGCCCGCACGCCGCCTCGGGACGCCCTGGACGTCTACGTCACTGGCAAGCAGTGGATGTGGAAGTTCGCCTACCCGGACGGGCCGGGGATGGTGGGCGTGCTGCACGTTCCCACCGGCACGCCCGTGCGCCTGCTGCTCACGTCGCGCGACGTCATCCACTCCTTCTTCGTCCCCGCCTTCCGCTTGAAGATGGATGCGTTGCCCGGGCGCTACACGGAGATCTGGTTGGAGGTCCTGAGGCCGGGCCGCTACCAGGTGCTGTGCGCGGAGTACTGCGGCCTGGACCATTCGCACATGCGCGCCGAGGTGGTGGCACTGGAGCCCGCGGCCTTCGAGGCATGGAGAGCCCGGCAGCGGGCCCAGCCGACGTGGGTGGCGGACACGGCAGCCGAGGAGGCGGGCACCCAGGGACCGTTTGCCCGGCGGGGGGAGGACGTCGCCGCGCGGCAAGGGTGTCTCCAGTGCCACACCATTGACGGTACGCCGCACATCGGTCCCACCTGGTTGGGGTTGTACGGGCGCGATGAGCCGCTGGCCTCTGGAGGCAGCGTGCGCGTCGACGTGGCGTACCTCACCGAGTCGATGATGGACCCACTGGCGAAGGTGGTCGCGGGCTACGCGCCGGTGATGCCGTCGTTCCACGGACGCCTGAGCGCGGGCGAAGTGGGCGCGCTCGTCGAGTTCATCAAGTCGCTTCAGCCGGAACTTCCGGAGCCACCATCCTCCCAGGAGCCCACGTATGGCCCCCTCCCACGCTGA
- a CDS encoding proton-conducting transporter transmembrane domain-containing protein, which yields MTPSTLLSLPMILCLGAAAAGLLAPSRAWPRRWLALMTMVSLAVVGAMLLVTVRREGIQSMQVGGWAAPFGITLVADLLSALLVLVTGVMGLTVVSYSAATLPASKEAGAYYPLVLVLVGGVCGAFLTGDLFNLFVWIEVMLGASFVLLALEARQEQLEASIKYMSLSLMGSVVLLCAVGLLYGAAGTLNLADLAVTVPGLGTPNLMTAVSMFFLVAFALKAGAFPLFFWLPASYHTPPAAVTTLFSALLTKVGVYALARVFTLVFTQDSQLTSTLLLVMGGLTMVTGVLGAVAQYDMRRLLSFHIISQIGYLIAALGLLTRSALTALIAFLIHYIFAKSALFLVSGATARVTRTYDLHQMGNLYRTQPLLAALFFIPALSLAGVPPFSGFFAKLAVIQAALRAENWIIAGTAVVVGLLTLFSMMKIWREAFWKAPPEDQPQEPTRPLSLGDGVLGPCMAMTLFMVVLGLGAEPLLELADAAAGQLLDPEEYVRAVLGGRP from the coding sequence ATGACGCCCTCCACGCTGCTCAGCCTGCCCATGATCCTGTGCCTGGGCGCCGCGGCCGCGGGGCTGCTCGCCCCGTCACGCGCGTGGCCGCGCCGGTGGCTGGCGCTGATGACCATGGTGTCCCTCGCCGTGGTGGGCGCGATGCTGCTGGTGACGGTGCGCCGCGAAGGCATCCAGTCCATGCAGGTGGGCGGGTGGGCGGCGCCCTTTGGCATCACCCTGGTCGCGGACCTGCTGAGCGCCTTGCTGGTGCTCGTCACCGGGGTGATGGGCCTGACGGTGGTCTCCTACTCCGCGGCCACGCTCCCAGCGTCGAAGGAGGCGGGCGCCTACTACCCACTGGTGCTGGTGCTGGTGGGCGGCGTGTGCGGCGCGTTCCTGACCGGAGACCTCTTCAACCTCTTCGTGTGGATCGAGGTCATGCTGGGCGCCTCGTTCGTGCTGCTCGCGCTGGAGGCCCGCCAGGAGCAGCTCGAAGCGTCCATCAAATACATGTCGCTGAGCCTCATGGGCTCGGTGGTGCTGCTGTGCGCGGTGGGCCTGCTGTACGGGGCGGCGGGCACGCTGAACCTGGCGGACCTGGCCGTCACGGTGCCGGGCCTGGGCACGCCGAACCTGATGACGGCCGTGTCCATGTTCTTCCTGGTGGCCTTCGCGCTGAAGGCGGGCGCCTTTCCCCTCTTCTTCTGGCTGCCGGCCTCGTACCACACGCCCCCGGCGGCGGTGACGACGCTCTTCTCCGCGCTCCTCACCAAGGTCGGCGTCTACGCCCTGGCGCGCGTGTTCACCCTGGTCTTCACGCAGGACTCTCAGCTCACCAGCACCCTCCTGCTGGTGATGGGCGGCCTCACCATGGTGACGGGCGTGCTGGGCGCGGTGGCGCAGTACGACATGCGCCGGCTGCTGTCCTTCCACATCATCAGCCAGATTGGCTACCTCATCGCCGCCCTGGGGCTGCTCACCCGGAGCGCGCTGACGGCGCTCATCGCCTTCCTCATCCACTACATCTTCGCGAAGTCGGCGCTCTTCCTGGTGAGCGGGGCCACCGCGCGCGTCACCCGCACCTATGACCTGCACCAGATGGGCAACCTGTACCGGACCCAGCCCCTGCTGGCCGCGCTGTTCTTCATCCCCGCGCTGTCGCTCGCGGGCGTGCCGCCCTTCTCCGGGTTCTTCGCCAAGCTGGCCGTCATCCAGGCCGCGCTGCGGGCCGAAAACTGGATCATCGCGGGAACGGCTGTCGTCGTGGGCCTGCTCACCCTCTTCTCCATGATGAAGATCTGGCGCGAGGCCTTCTGGAAGGCGCCGCCGGAGGACCAGCCGCAGGAACCCACCCGGCCGCTGAGCCTGGGAGACGGCGTGCTCGGGCCCTGCATGGCGATGACACTGTTCATGGTCGTCCTGGGCCTGGGCGCCGAGCCACTGCTGGAGCTGGCGGACGCCGCCGCGGGCCAGTTGCTGGACCCGGAGGAGTACGTGCGGGCGGTGCTGGGGGGACGCCCATGA
- a CDS encoding monovalent cation/H+ antiporter complex subunit F, giving the protein MSDWLQTITQGALGAISVSMLFSLHRLLRGPSLTDRVVALDLFSLQTSAVITVYALWMGQPELVDVALVLAVIGSMGTIVIARYLYSAQRGTP; this is encoded by the coding sequence ATGAGCGACTGGCTGCAGACCATCACCCAGGGGGCCCTCGGGGCCATCTCCGTCTCGATGCTGTTCTCGCTCCACCGGCTGCTCCGAGGTCCGTCGCTGACGGACCGGGTGGTGGCGCTGGACCTCTTCTCGCTCCAGACGTCGGCGGTCATCACCGTCTATGCCCTTTGGATGGGACAGCCCGAGCTGGTGGACGTGGCCCTGGTGCTGGCCGTCATCGGGTCCATGGGCACCATCGTCATCGCCAGGTACCTCTACAGCGCGCAGAGGGGCACGCCATGA
- a CDS encoding cytochrome c oxidase subunit 3 yields the protein MRHEASQRPVEPRALHFGDEASRQDAAHLGMWIFLATEVLLFSVLFTAYALYRLTYPGVFQQAPAHMDVFLGTLNTFVLVVSSILVALAVDAIRNGRDFAAAALLALSVLLGIAFLFIKAAEYTKHVHDGALPGAWYAYEAFALPGANLYFTLYWVMTGVHAVHVLVGVGVLVTLALRTLAGEFGARFHTPVELGGMYWHLVDVVWLFLWPLLYLT from the coding sequence ATGCGGCATGAGGCGAGCCAGCGCCCGGTGGAGCCCCGTGCCCTCCACTTTGGAGACGAGGCGTCCCGCCAGGACGCCGCGCACCTGGGCATGTGGATCTTCCTGGCCACGGAGGTGCTGCTCTTCTCGGTGTTGTTCACCGCGTATGCCCTGTACCGGCTGACGTATCCCGGTGTGTTCCAGCAGGCGCCCGCGCACATGGACGTGTTCCTGGGGACGCTGAACACCTTCGTGCTGGTGGTCAGCAGCATCCTGGTGGCGCTCGCGGTGGATGCCATCCGGAATGGACGCGACTTCGCCGCGGCGGCGTTGCTCGCGCTGTCGGTGCTGCTGGGCATCGCGTTCCTGTTCATCAAGGCCGCGGAGTACACGAAGCACGTGCATGACGGGGCGCTGCCCGGCGCCTGGTACGCCTATGAGGCGTTCGCCCTTCCCGGCGCCAACCTCTACTTCACGCTGTACTGGGTGATGACTGGCGTGCACGCGGTGCATGTGCTCGTGGGGGTGGGCGTGCTCGTCACGCTGGCGTTGCGGACGCTGGCGGGGGAGTTCGGGGCCCGCTTCCACACGCCCGTGGAGCTGGGTGGGATGTACTGGCACCTGGTGGACGTCGTCTGGTTGTTCCTCTGGCCATTGCTGTACCTGACGTGA